One Salvia splendens isolate huo1 chromosome 1, SspV2, whole genome shotgun sequence genomic window, GACGTGTTTTTCACAACAGAAATAGGACATGAATATGATAACAACACATTCAGTATCCAACATTCCTGTTTTTCTAATCCAAAGAAAAATTTCATTCATAAGCAATTAATAATTACTCAAAAAAGGTGGCGACCACAGTATACCTGTTGATTTGAGCTGATGGTGGTGGAAGTGACAGAAGAGTAGCCAATTACACCTCCAGATCTTAACTTATAGTACAGGTTTCTGAGATGATCAATCAGTGGTCGTGTCTGCAGTAATATATTAGAGTTACAAACTTAAAATTTCAGCCATAATAATTCTGATAAAGAAGATCTGTACAAAATGAAGAAAACCACAGTTGCTAACCTGTGAGGATGAGCGGTAATAACAGAAACCAAAGAATACAAGTGGAAGCAGAATAAGAAATTTGACTAGAAGATCTTCATTTGGATTTTGACCCCCTCCAGTTCCTGGAAGAGTTTCCTCAAGCTCCACCCGAGCGTTCTGCAGTATCAACAAAAACTATCTCGTCACTCAAAAACAGCGATAACCATTTATGATTTACCGAATGGGAAACAGTATTAGTACCTGCCAGACATCAACAGGTTTAACAAGCCAATGAGTCCACCAGTCCCAAGGTTTAAGGGGACCAAGTGTGTAATGAATAACACGGAGTTCTTTCTCATCTACCATCCACTGGAAagaagattgagtattaaaatatgaaaagtttCAGTCTTTTAAACAACTTAAGAGACATCAAGGAAACCAGACTCCAGGCAAAACCCAACCATACATGCAACAATATATTACTGCTCTCGATCAATAAATTCATTGATTACACTATTTCTCTTCCTTAAGTATACACTTCTAGTGTCCCCTCAGCACTTAATGTCCAAATATACATAGTTATCTGTCCTCAGATGTCAGGTAGCAAATGCCCAAAAAATTGCCCAAAATTATACCTCAGCCATATGTGGAATTCTAgattaccacaaagaactcatAAAAATTAACTCTCAGACCCAATAACCTTTATCTGCTATCCATCATCAAAATACTTGAAAAGAATATAACCTCCAAATTCTATTTCCTCAATGTAAAATGGATTGAATCCAAAGGTCGTAGGGATTGTAAAATAGTTCAGAATCAttgattataaataaatatccaTCTTGCCATTAAAcctatatttcaaattttatagtaTCTGCAGAAATATTTAAACTTAAGATAAACTCTCAATCCATCCCTCAAAACAGAAAAGTCATACACCCTCCGTCCCCCATTTTTAGTCCACTTTGTATTGgtcacggattttaagaaatgtaaagaaagtgagttgaaaaagttagtggaatgtgggtccaatgtttatatattagttgtatgataaaatgtgagtgaaatgagttagtggaatgtggggtctacttaccatttatggtaaaaagtgaaagtggacaatAAATgggggacagacgaaaatggcAAAAGTGGACAAAAGATGGGGGACAAGGGAGTACTTCCTTAGAGAGTGGGGAGGAAACAGCAATGGGTAACACAGAGGTCATCCATCGCTGTAGTGTCCCAAAGAGAAAATGGAAAACTAATACTTAAACACAAAGAAAGATGCAAGACCTATGACTCAGAGAGTAGTCACCCCTCAAGCAAGGCTCAAGAAGCAGCTTGTGTTTATAAGCATATATAGTATTTAAATGTTTCCAAACCCTGTTTTAGAcattaaaaaagtaagagagagagagacagagataTATGGCACCGTACGGAAGCATAAGATGCATCTTATAAGAGGTAAAGAATGATACCTTGTTAGCAAGCATGTAAAGACCAACATCTGCATTGTATATAGTAAAAAGTCTCTCCATTTGAGGTATGGGTCTAGACTTTATTTCCTCTGGAGAAGCCTGAGGATCAAATAGGCGTGCATTGGCAAAGTCGGGGAAATATGAGTTCAGAAATCCTTGGTCACCTGCACAGTAAATGATGAGACAAACTAGTAGGAAATGTCAAAGTTAAACATTACCATCAAACTAAACACCGAAAAGGTGTCAAATTAATCCATATGGGGTATATGGTAAAGTTCAACATTTTTCATATGGATGCACAGAAATAACTCATAAGCGTAGCCTGCCATATCAGGTTCCATTTCAATCATggggaagaataaaatattaaccTAACATACCATGGAAATGCTAGAAGCAAACCAGGAACGCCCTTCTTCAGAAAAACAAATACAAGCAAATCAGACAAGCATATTATAACTGAGTCATACCTCCAGTGTAAGAgtacattgtgtttattttgCTCGACATGTCCTTGAATACTTTTTCTGATGGTTCAACCACCATCACTCCAGAATTCAATCTTTCTGAATGCTTTAAGTTGGCACAAAACTTATTACACTTGAAAAGATCTTCAATGTTCTTCACTACGATTGTATCAGCATCAAGGTACACCACTGCCAAAATGTAAAGAGGAAAATGTACAGGATTAACAACAATTGCATCAGATTCTCCGCAACACCAAACTGAATTTCAACCCCAACAGCAGTAAACTCCAGCATAGTTCATTAACTATGAGAATTAGCCAAAATTTCACTATCTACTCTACTCAACCTTGCTAGACAGAAATATCACCTTTTTTGTAGTCAGTCATGTCAAATATTTTAAGCTTCGTATAGACGCCCCAAAATCTTGTTGGGCGTATTTGATTGGGATTTTCCAGTAAACTAATTGTTTTCACAATCCAACCATCAGCCTGCATGATCGAAAAAGAACAACACATGAGATTATCAAAACAGCATTTTTTCTTCAACATCATGCTAGATAGCCAGTATCTCAACAAGCAAACTCAATGTAAGGAATCTCATTTACTTGCTTTCCTGGCATGCAAGAAAGCATATAGATTATCAAATCTTAGAGCTTGATCAATCGAGAGAATAACGCTTAAATACATGCTGGACACGCTCCGAAAAATAACAAAAACCATCGCTGAACTGCAGTCTCCAATTTAGGAAAGCATCTGAGAACTAAAATAAGTAACTTGAGAAATCGTAGAGGCCAGACATAAATATTTCTTCTTTTTGGTAAAAATGAGAAAGAAgggaaaacaaaagaaagttcAACTTTGAACCAAGCTGTTAGAATCAAATTCCaatccaccaaaatcaaattagCAATACAGCAAGCTCCAATCTAATTCCCTGATCATCCAGAAAAACGAACCGCAGAATCTAGTTTACAAAGACAGACCTGAAGCAGCTTTTTAGCATAGTCGGAAACTCCATCAGAGACCAAAGCAACCATATCTTTGGTAGAACCCGTGTCCCGAATCGACTTCCCCAAGACTCGGACGCCGAGCAGGAATTCATCACCGTAGAGAAGCGTAACGTAAGCTTCATCTGAATTCTGAGATCCCAAAGCTCCATCAAATCCAATCAATATCGATAAAATTAATACCCAACAAATAAACCCTAATCTCCACGTAGTCGACATCGAATTAGTGATGAAGATCTGAGAAAATTTGGGGAGTGAGGGAATATCTCCCGATTTGAAATCAGTGTATTTAACTAAAAAATGTAGCGATTTCGATGGTAGTATTATATTGGTGATGATAATATTCGAACGTTGGCAATTGGCATGGTCTAAGTTGTCGTCTCAGCGTCTGCTCTGTAAATGTTCAAACTTGACAATTTTCGTCAACTCTCACTATCTTCTACGTCGCATATCAAATGGAGACACAACagattttaattttgataacataatttcttcaattttccAATTTATCATGAAAAATCCATCTTAAATTTCTTAATTCTTTTCATCATTTTCtacaaataatttatttgtcatttttttcatCTCAGTAATGAAGAATGATATAATATTGACATCATTATCCATCTTTGGAGTTGAAAGGATAACACAAAGAATGGATATTTGTTATAAAATGATGGAATACCCATTCGGCacacaaaattgaaattgaattggagatagaattttatgaaatttaatttaaagtAATTCTATTCCAAATCCTTAATCATGTGTTGGAGTGTGTAGTAGGGTCCGTGCAGTGTGTGTAGAGTGTGTACTGTGCGAAGGTGCCTAATTTTGATAGTAACTATTTATAATTCGAATTATCTACTTTTGATATATAATCCAAATTGTGGAATTAGAAGAAATTggaattgtaattcaattccaaatctaattttttttgtggTACCAAACATTGGATTTAGAATTAAAAGCTCAAATTCCAATTCCGCAAACTCAATTTCACAGTATCGAACGAAACCAGGATATTAAAAGGACGAAATTTTGTATTCCTATTCTTTTCCAAGATATATTTACAATTTTGAATATCATATTTTGGCATGCTACATATACtaacaaataaaattgaagagttttgaaaatgaattttaattaaaaataaataaatttaataaaggtTCGAGCCCTTTGAAAAGCTTGTGAGATTAGAAATTAATAATGCATTACCATTTTAATATTCTATTAGAAGATACGAATATCACCTCTATTTCAATGAACCTGCTAACGGTCGCAAAAAAAGAGTACTACATACTATTTTCACTTTTTAACTAAAATAAGTGTTGTAAGGTTGTAATCTATGTTCATGTCTATTTATTGACAATAAGGGCTCGTTTGATTAGATGAGTAGAGTAGGAAAAGGATGGAAAATGTTGACGTGGACTTTTCTAACCATCGTTTGTTTGCATTTGTTGTTTTTTATCAAGCCCGTTTGAAAAAACACGGCCCGTTTGAAATTAATGTTAGCTACCCATATTCAGGGCTCGTTTGATTAGATGAGTAGAGTAGGAAAAGGATGGAAAATGCTGACGTGGACCTTTCTAAACATCGTTTGTTTGCATTTGTTGTTTTTTATCAAGCCCGTTTGAAAAAAACACGGCCCGTTTGAAATTAATGTTAGCTACCCATATTCAATTGGTAACTCTAACCCCCAAAAAGAAGGTTTAGTGAGACAGAGTTTCATTGTTTGAAAAAGACTCCCCATCTTCTTCCCCTTTTACCCTCTCTCTCCATCCTCATTGTTGCTCGAAGGCCACTGCAAAAACGCAGCAAATACGCCATAGCTGCAAAGAAAACTCCATACAGGTCAGTAAATCCAACCATTTTTGTTGTTGCGTAGACATTCGAGCTCGACGCTCTCCGTCGTGGGTAGATGGTTGTTGTCTGCAACATCTATGAATGACCCCCAATTTGATTAGACATGCAAATGAGATTAGATTTGaattatatggtgttttatTTGGTGCAGGTTCTACAGTTCAATTGTAATTAGGATTGTTACTAAATTCTATTATGTTATTCCCGTTTTTGATGTCTATTTGTGATTTGTacataaaatgaataatttttcCGTTTTCATTAGCAATTTTTTCCGATCTGG contains:
- the LOC121749561 gene encoding inositol phosphorylceramide glucuronosyltransferase 1-like → MSTTWRLGFICWVLILSILIGFDGALGSQNSDEAYVTLLYGDEFLLGVRVLGKSIRDTGSTKDMVALVSDGVSDYAKKLLQADGWIVKTISLLENPNQIRPTRFWGVYTKLKIFDMTDYKKVVYLDADTIVVKNIEDLFKCNKFCANLKHSERLNSGVMVVEPSEKVFKDMSSKINTMYSYTGGDQGFLNSYFPDFANARLFDPQASPEEIKSRPIPQMERLFTIYNADVGLYMLANKWMVDEKELRVIHYTLGPLKPWDWWTHWLVKPVDVWQNARVELEETLPGTGGGQNPNEDLLVKFLILLPLVFFGFCYYRSSSQTRPLIDHLRNLYYKLRSGGVIGYSSVTSTTISSNQQIPNAALGKIPTFLGAISVVVCFMAALVSLAISFSIVPSQVMPWTGLLLVYEWTFTIFFLLFGSYLYIIRQWGKHVARQSSFLSHPESSDYDSGKGHVRQLSSCDVSTWYYGLGMASLALAIPLLPCFLGITALFMRLGLMVAVGIVLASFMTCASQHLSMRAFLRGIEDRGDSPRTTHNFCSIC